The proteins below come from a single Mycolicibacterium sp. TY81 genomic window:
- the manA gene encoding mannose-6-phosphate isomerase, class I, which yields MHLLRGAVRNYAWGSRTALADFAGRPSPTAHPEAELWLGANPGDPARLETADGEVSLLEVIGADPAGELGPEVLARFGESLPFLAKVLAADEPLSLQAHPSAEQAAEGFNREERQGIALNARDRNYRDRSHKPELIVALGPFEALAGFRPVARTVELMRALAVSDLDPYINLLAGQSDAAGLRAVFTTWITLPQPDLDVLVPAVLDGAINYIRSGATEFAAEAKTVLELGERYPGDAGVLAAMLLNRISLVEGEGIYLPAGNLHAYLHGMGFEVMANSDNVLRGGLTPKHVDVPELLRVLDFTPTDGRPIHPRPAEDGVEQVFDTPAPEFAVSILRIGDERVGSAVEVPRGHAGPQILLGTQGRVRVQSAGGELTLNKGAAAWVAAGEGPVQLVAQEPSTVFRATVGI from the coding sequence GTGCATCTGCTACGAGGCGCGGTCAGGAACTACGCCTGGGGGTCGCGTACCGCCTTGGCCGATTTCGCCGGAAGACCCAGTCCCACAGCACATCCCGAAGCTGAATTGTGGTTGGGCGCGAACCCGGGGGACCCGGCGCGGCTGGAGACGGCCGACGGGGAGGTGTCGCTGCTCGAGGTCATCGGGGCCGACCCCGCCGGCGAGTTGGGGCCCGAGGTCCTGGCGCGGTTCGGTGAGTCGCTGCCGTTCCTGGCGAAGGTGCTCGCCGCTGACGAACCGCTGTCGCTGCAGGCGCACCCCAGTGCCGAGCAGGCTGCCGAGGGCTTCAATCGTGAAGAGCGCCAAGGCATTGCGCTCAACGCGCGCGACCGCAACTACCGGGATCGCAGCCACAAGCCGGAATTGATCGTGGCCCTCGGCCCGTTCGAGGCGCTCGCCGGGTTCCGGCCCGTGGCTCGCACCGTCGAGTTGATGCGGGCGCTGGCGGTGTCCGACCTCGACCCGTACATCAATCTGCTGGCCGGCCAGTCGGACGCGGCGGGGCTGCGGGCCGTCTTCACCACCTGGATCACCTTGCCGCAGCCCGATCTCGATGTGCTGGTGCCTGCCGTCCTCGACGGTGCGATCAACTACATCCGTTCGGGGGCAACGGAATTCGCGGCCGAGGCCAAGACGGTTCTCGAGCTCGGCGAGCGGTACCCGGGCGATGCCGGGGTGCTGGCCGCCATGCTGCTCAACCGCATCAGCCTGGTCGAGGGCGAGGGCATCTACCTGCCCGCCGGCAACCTGCACGCCTACCTGCACGGCATGGGTTTCGAGGTGATGGCCAACTCCGACAACGTGTTGCGCGGTGGTCTGACGCCCAAGCACGTGGATGTGCCGGAACTCCTCCGGGTGCTCGACTTCACCCCGACCGATGGCCGGCCGATCCATCCGCGGCCGGCCGAGGACGGTGTCGAGCAGGTTTTCGACACGCCCGCACCGGAATTCGCGGTGTCGATCCTGCGGATCGGCGACGAGCGGGTGGGCTCTGCGGTCGAGGTGCCGCGGGGGCACGCCGGCCCACAGATTCTGCTGGGCACGCAGGGCCGCGTGCGGGTGCAGTCCGCGGGTGGCGAGCTGACCCTGAACAAGGGGGCCGCGGCCTGGGTCGCCGCCGGGGAGGGCCCCGTGCAGCTGGTGGCGCAAGAGCCGTCGACGGTGTTCCGTGCGACGGTGGGGATCTAG
- a CDS encoding TobH protein — protein sequence MSAAPATLDLDDVDGLIAADRDGLLRAASMAGAQTRAVAAALTEGELDELRSDQRPRTVTWVCGRGASGASGAAGTVLAAALAATSPIPLVVTPDVPPWIGALDVVVVAGDDAADPALVTAVATGVRRGARVIVVAPNDGPLRDAAAGRAVVLPPRLSVPDDFGLTRYLAAGLATMMVVDPALRIDLDALADELDAEALRNSAAREMFTNPAKNLAERMSGRQVVLAGEGAAMLALVRHAATVLLRVAHQLVTATGGADALVALHGGLGRQTVEMSYEDSLFHDPEIDGPVPARVRTVVLCADEERPGVIARMDALGGDVDVLSADDVPDAGLQVPGSRLEQQIAMLAVRLEMTAVYLKLVRG from the coding sequence CCGCCCCGGCGACCCTCGACCTCGACGATGTCGACGGTCTGATCGCGGCCGACCGCGACGGCCTGCTGCGCGCGGCGTCGATGGCAGGCGCACAGACCCGCGCGGTCGCCGCGGCGCTCACTGAAGGCGAACTCGACGAGCTGCGCTCGGATCAACGTCCGCGGACCGTCACCTGGGTGTGCGGGCGTGGGGCATCGGGCGCGTCCGGTGCGGCCGGGACCGTACTGGCCGCGGCACTGGCCGCGACGTCGCCGATCCCGCTCGTTGTCACGCCCGACGTGCCGCCGTGGATCGGCGCACTCGACGTCGTGGTGGTGGCCGGTGACGACGCGGCCGACCCCGCGCTGGTGACGGCGGTGGCGACCGGCGTGCGTCGCGGTGCGCGCGTGATCGTGGTGGCGCCCAACGATGGTCCGCTGCGCGATGCCGCGGCCGGCCGGGCCGTGGTGCTGCCGCCGCGCCTGTCGGTGCCCGACGATTTCGGCCTCACCCGCTACCTGGCCGCCGGCCTGGCGACGATGATGGTCGTCGACCCGGCGCTGCGCATCGACCTCGATGCCCTGGCCGACGAATTGGATGCCGAGGCGCTGCGCAACAGCGCGGCCCGCGAGATGTTCACCAACCCGGCCAAGAACCTGGCCGAGCGGATGTCCGGCCGGCAGGTGGTGCTGGCCGGTGAGGGCGCGGCCATGCTGGCGCTGGTCCGTCATGCCGCGACCGTGCTGCTGCGGGTGGCCCATCAGCTCGTGACCGCGACCGGCGGCGCCGACGCCCTGGTGGCGTTGCACGGCGGGCTCGGCCGTCAGACCGTCGAAATGTCTTACGAGGACTCGCTTTTCCACGACCCCGAGATCGACGGGCCGGTGCCGGCCCGGGTCCGCACCGTCGTGCTGTGTGCCGACGAGGAGCGTCCCGGCGTGATCGCCCGGATGGACGCGCTCGGTGGCGATGTCGACGTGCTCAGTGCCGATGACGTGCCCGACGCGGGGCTGCAGGTGCCGGGCAGTCGCCTGGAACAACAGATCGCGATGCTGGCGGTGCGGCTGGAGATGACGGCCGTGTACCTGAAACTGGTTCGAGGTTAG